One part of the Planifilum fimeticola genome encodes these proteins:
- the rpoC gene encoding DNA-directed RNA polymerase subunit beta': MLDVNNFEFMKIGLASPEKIRSWSRGEVKKPETINYRTLKPEKEGLFCEKIFGPTKDWECHCGKYKRVRYKGVVCDRCGVEVTRAKVRRERMGHIELAAPVSHIWYFKGIPSRMGLVLDMSPRSLEEVIYFASYVVVDPGPTPLEKKQLLSEKEYRNYREKYGNAFTAMMGAEAIKRLLQEIDLDKEVEALKQELATAQGQRRNRAIKRLEVLEAFRNSGNRPEWMVLDVLPVIPPELRPMVQLDGGRFATSDLNDLYRRVINRNNRLKRLLDLGAPDIIVQNEKRMLQEAVDALIDNGRRGRPVTGPGNRTLKSLSHMLKGKQGRFRQNLLGKRVDYSGRSVIVVGPNLKMYQCGLPKEMALELFKPFVMKELVAKGLAHNIKSAKRKVERVHPEVWDVLEEVIKEHPVLLNRAPTLHRLGIQAFEPVLVEGRAIKLHPLVCTAYNADFDGDQMAVHVPLSAEAQAEARLLMLAAHNILNPKDGKPVVTPSQDMVLGCYYLTLEKAGDKGEGRRFATPGEAINAYQQGLVTLHARIVIPVRSLNRTSFTEKQKNALLITTVGKLIFNEIFPDAFPYINEPTKKNLTEGTPDRYFIYEKGANVLEKIQSLPETDAVKKGFLGTIIAECFRRFGTTQTTIVLDKIKELGYSYSTKAGITISVTDVVVPEEKKEILKQAEEKVELVMKQYRRGLITDEERYDRVISIWSQAKDEITDILMKKLGKFNSIYMMANSGARGNVSQITQLAGMRGLMANPAGKIIELPIKSNFREGLTVLEYFISTHGARKGLADTALRTADSGYLTRRLVDVAQDVIVREEDCGTDKGLTVRRIEDEGEVIEELYDRIVGRFAFKTIRHPETGEVIVERNKMIDEDIAARIVEAGIEEVEIRSVLSCRTRHGVCKMCYGRNLALGTPVEIGEAVGIIAAQSIGEPGTQLTMRTFHTGGVAGDDITQGLPRVQELFEARNPKGQATISEISGEVVDIRETRDRREVEIKGDVETKVYGVPYGSRLRVSVGDRVEAGDELTEGSIDPKELLRVKGIRGVQNYLLQEVQKVYRLQGVEINDKHIEVMIRQMMRKVRITDAGDTDLLPGSYVDLHEYEEANKKVLLEGKEPAVARPILLGITKASLETESFLSAASFQETTRVLTDAAIKGKVDQLLGLKENVIIGKLIPAGTGMARYRNLKARVRGEEQTDGEGAEQEKVLVD, from the coding sequence GTGCTGGACGTCAACAACTTTGAATTCATGAAAATCGGCCTAGCCTCTCCGGAGAAGATCCGCTCCTGGTCCCGCGGCGAAGTGAAGAAGCCGGAGACCATCAACTACCGGACGCTGAAGCCGGAAAAAGAAGGGCTGTTCTGCGAAAAGATCTTCGGCCCGACGAAGGATTGGGAGTGCCATTGCGGGAAATACAAGCGGGTTCGATACAAGGGGGTTGTCTGTGACCGCTGCGGCGTGGAAGTGACCCGGGCCAAGGTCCGTCGGGAGCGGATGGGGCATATCGAGCTGGCCGCCCCGGTTTCCCACATCTGGTATTTCAAGGGGATTCCCAGCCGGATGGGCCTGGTTCTGGACATGTCTCCGCGTTCCCTGGAGGAAGTGATCTACTTCGCCTCCTACGTCGTCGTCGACCCCGGTCCGACGCCTCTGGAGAAAAAGCAGCTCCTGTCCGAGAAGGAGTACCGCAACTACCGGGAGAAGTACGGCAACGCCTTTACGGCGATGATGGGGGCGGAAGCCATCAAGCGGCTCCTCCAGGAGATCGACCTGGACAAGGAAGTGGAAGCCCTGAAGCAGGAGCTGGCCACCGCCCAGGGTCAGCGCCGCAACCGGGCGATCAAGCGGCTTGAAGTGCTGGAGGCCTTCCGGAATTCCGGCAACCGTCCGGAGTGGATGGTCCTCGATGTGCTCCCGGTGATTCCGCCGGAACTGAGGCCGATGGTCCAATTGGACGGGGGGCGGTTCGCCACCTCGGATTTGAACGACCTGTACCGCCGGGTGATCAACCGGAACAACCGTCTGAAGCGCCTCTTGGATCTGGGCGCTCCGGACATCATTGTCCAAAACGAGAAGCGGATGCTGCAGGAAGCGGTGGACGCCCTGATCGACAACGGCCGGCGCGGACGGCCGGTGACCGGACCGGGCAACCGCACCCTCAAGTCCCTCTCCCACATGCTGAAGGGAAAACAGGGGCGGTTCCGCCAAAACCTGCTGGGTAAGCGGGTGGACTATTCCGGCCGGTCGGTGATCGTCGTCGGCCCCAACCTGAAGATGTATCAGTGCGGTCTGCCCAAGGAGATGGCCCTGGAGCTGTTCAAGCCCTTCGTGATGAAGGAGTTGGTGGCCAAGGGACTCGCCCACAACATCAAGAGCGCCAAGCGGAAAGTGGAGCGGGTTCACCCTGAAGTGTGGGATGTGCTGGAAGAAGTGATCAAGGAGCATCCCGTCCTCCTGAACCGGGCTCCCACGCTGCACCGCCTCGGGATTCAGGCCTTCGAGCCGGTGCTGGTGGAGGGGAGGGCGATCAAGCTGCATCCCCTCGTATGTACGGCTTACAACGCCGACTTCGACGGGGACCAAATGGCCGTCCACGTCCCCCTTTCCGCCGAAGCCCAGGCGGAGGCGCGGCTGTTGATGCTGGCGGCCCACAATATTCTCAACCCCAAGGACGGCAAGCCGGTGGTGACCCCCTCCCAGGACATGGTGCTCGGCTGCTACTATCTGACCCTGGAGAAGGCGGGGGACAAAGGGGAAGGACGCCGCTTCGCCACGCCGGGTGAAGCGATCAATGCTTATCAGCAGGGACTCGTCACCCTGCACGCGCGGATCGTCATCCCGGTCCGCAGCCTGAACCGGACGTCCTTCACCGAAAAACAGAAGAACGCGCTGCTCATCACCACGGTCGGCAAACTCATCTTCAACGAGATTTTCCCTGACGCATTCCCCTATATCAACGAGCCGACCAAAAAGAACCTGACGGAAGGAACTCCCGACCGCTACTTCATCTACGAAAAGGGAGCCAACGTGCTGGAGAAAATCCAGAGCCTCCCCGAAACCGATGCGGTGAAAAAAGGCTTCCTGGGAACGATCATCGCCGAGTGCTTCCGTCGGTTCGGCACCACCCAGACGACCATCGTTCTGGATAAGATCAAAGAGCTGGGCTACTCCTACTCCACCAAGGCGGGGATCACCATTTCCGTCACCGACGTGGTGGTTCCCGAGGAGAAAAAGGAGATTCTGAAACAGGCCGAAGAAAAGGTCGAGCTGGTGATGAAGCAGTACCGGCGCGGTCTCATCACCGACGAAGAGCGGTACGATCGCGTGATCTCCATCTGGAGTCAGGCCAAGGATGAGATCACCGACATCCTGATGAAGAAACTGGGCAAATTCAACTCGATCTACATGATGGCCAACTCCGGAGCCCGGGGGAACGTTTCCCAGATCACCCAGCTGGCGGGGATGCGCGGTCTGATGGCCAACCCGGCCGGTAAGATCATCGAGCTGCCCATCAAGTCCAACTTCCGCGAAGGCTTGACCGTGTTGGAGTACTTCATCTCCACCCACGGCGCCCGGAAGGGGTTGGCGGACACGGCGCTCCGGACGGCGGACTCGGGTTACCTCACCCGTCGTCTCGTGGACGTGGCCCAGGATGTGATCGTCCGCGAAGAGGATTGCGGCACCGACAAGGGGCTGACCGTCCGTCGGATCGAAGACGAGGGGGAAGTGATCGAGGAGCTTTACGACCGGATCGTCGGCCGGTTCGCCTTCAAGACGATCCGCCATCCGGAGACGGGGGAAGTGATCGTCGAGCGGAACAAGATGATCGACGAAGACATCGCCGCCCGCATCGTGGAAGCCGGCATCGAGGAAGTGGAGATCCGCTCCGTCCTCTCCTGCCGGACCCGCCACGGGGTCTGCAAGATGTGCTACGGCCGCAACCTGGCCCTCGGCACCCCGGTGGAGATCGGCGAAGCGGTCGGGATCATCGCCGCCCAATCCATCGGGGAACCGGGAACCCAGCTCACCATGCGGACCTTCCATACCGGCGGCGTGGCCGGGGACGACATCACGCAGGGTCTGCCCCGGGTGCAGGAGCTGTTTGAGGCCCGCAACCCGAAAGGGCAGGCGACGATCTCCGAAATCAGCGGGGAAGTCGTCGACATCCGCGAGACGCGGGATCGCCGGGAAGTCGAGATCAAGGGCGACGTGGAAACCAAGGTGTACGGCGTTCCCTACGGATCGCGCCTCCGGGTTTCCGTCGGAGACCGCGTCGAGGCCGGGGATGAATTGACCGAAGGATCGATCGATCCGAAGGAGCTTCTCCGCGTCAAGGGCATCCGCGGCGTTCAGAACTACCTCCTGCAGGAAGTGCAGAAGGTGTACCGGCTGCAGGGAGTGGAGATCAACGACAAGCACATCGAAGTGATGATCCGCCAGATGATGCGCAAGGTGCGCATCACCGACGCGGGGGACACCGATCTCCTCCCCGGCTCCTACGTCGACCTCCACGAGTACGAGGAGGCCAACAAGAAGGTGCTGCTGGAAGGGAAGGAGCCGGCCGTCGCCCGGCCCATCCTCCTGGGGATCACCAAGGCTTCCTTGGAAACCGAATCCTTCTTGTCGGCGGCCTCCTTCCAGGAGACGACCCGGGTGCTCACCGACGCCGCGATCAAGGGCAAGGTGGATCAGCTGCTGGGATTGAAGGAAAACGTGATCATCGGGAAGCTGATCCCGGCCGGTACCGGCATGGCCCGCTACCGCAACCTGAAGGCCCGGGTCCGCGGCGAAGAGCAGACCGACGGCGAAGGGGCGGAACAGGAAAAAGTGCTGGTGGATTGA
- the rpmG gene encoding 50S ribosomal protein L33, translating into MRVIITLACTECSERNYTTTKNKRKHPDRLELRKYCPRCNAHRVHRETK; encoded by the coding sequence TACGTTGGCCTGCACGGAGTGCTCGGAGCGGAACTACACCACGACCAAAAACAAACGGAAGCATCCGGACCGGTTGGAGCTCAGGAAGTATTGTCCGCGATGCAACGCACACCGGGTTCACCGTGAAACCAAGTGA
- the rpoB gene encoding DNA-directed RNA polymerase subunit beta, with translation MAGKMVQYGRRMRRSYSRINEVLELPNLIEIQQKSYQWFLEEGLREMFQDISPIEDFTGNLVLEFIDYSLGEPKYTVEEAKERDVTYAAPLRVKVRLINKETGEVKEQEVFMGDFPLMTETGTFIINGAERVIVSQLVRSPSVYYSMKIDKNGKPMYTATVIPNRGAWLEFETDAKDILYVRIDRTRKIPVTVLLRALGFSSDADILDLLGEDEFVRNTLDKDNTGTTEKALIEIYERLRPGEPPTAENARSLLYSRFFDPKRYDLAHVGRYKINKKLHIKNRLLNQRLAEPIVDAETGEIIAEAGQVVDRRTLNKLLPYLEGEKAYGIKEYSLRGGAVEGPCRLQAIKVFSPEQEGKVINVISNAVVDQSVKHITPADIVATVNYFINLLHGVGSTDDIDHLGNRRLRSVGELLQNQFRIGLSRMERVVRERMSIQDANAITPQALINIRPVIAAIKEFFGSSQLSQFMDQTNPLAELTHKRRLSALGPGGLTRERAGFEVRDVHHSHYGRMCPIETPEGPNIGLINSLSTYARVNEYGFIETPYRKVDPDTHRVTDEIVYLTADEEDNYYIAQANAPLDEEGYFVNEQVVVRYQDETISVPRERVDFMDVSPKQVVSVATACIPFLENDDSNRALMGSNMQRQAVPLLRPRAPYVGTGMEYKAARDSGVTVIAKRSGVVERVTADEIWIRHEEEVDGQIVKGDLDKYKLIKFARSNQGTCINQRPIVKVGDRVEKGDTIADGPSTEQGELALGQNVLVAFMTWEGYNYEDAILLSEKLVKEDVYTSIHIEEYECEARDTKLGPEEITRDIPNVGEDALRNLDERGIIRIGAEIKAGDILVGKVTPKGVTELTAEERLLHAIFGEKAREVRDTSLRVPHGTDGIVVDVNVFTRENGDELPPGVNQLVRVYIAQKRKISEGDKMAGRHGNKGVIARILPEEDMPFLPDGTPVEVVLNPLGVPSRMNIGQVLETHLGMAAKSLGLYMATPVFDGANEYDVMEALKEAGLDEDGKTILYDGRTGEPFENRVTVGVMYMIKLAHMVDDKIHARSTGPYSLVTQQPLGGKAQFGGQRFGEMEVWALEAYGAAYTLQEILTVKSDDVVGRVKTYEAIVKGENVPEPGVPESFKVLIKELQSLGMDVKILAENEEEIEIREMEEEEESAGDKLGLDLESGEVQKTPSTS, from the coding sequence TTGGCAGGCAAAATGGTCCAGTACGGCCGGCGCATGCGGCGGAGCTACTCGAGGATCAACGAAGTGCTGGAACTGCCCAATCTGATCGAAATCCAGCAGAAATCGTACCAGTGGTTCCTGGAAGAAGGATTGCGCGAGATGTTTCAAGATATCTCGCCGATCGAGGACTTTACCGGCAACCTCGTCCTGGAGTTCATCGATTACAGCCTGGGAGAACCGAAATATACGGTGGAGGAGGCGAAGGAGCGGGACGTCACCTATGCGGCGCCGCTCCGGGTGAAGGTCCGCCTCATCAACAAGGAGACGGGCGAGGTGAAGGAACAGGAGGTGTTTATGGGCGATTTCCCGCTGATGACGGAGACGGGCACTTTTATCATCAACGGTGCCGAGCGGGTGATCGTCAGCCAACTGGTACGCTCTCCCAGCGTCTATTACAGCATGAAGATAGACAAGAACGGGAAGCCGATGTACACGGCGACCGTGATCCCCAACCGGGGGGCATGGTTGGAGTTTGAAACCGACGCCAAGGATATCCTCTACGTGCGGATCGACCGCACGCGGAAGATTCCGGTGACGGTTCTTTTGCGTGCCTTGGGATTCAGCAGCGACGCGGACATCCTCGACCTGCTCGGCGAGGACGAGTTCGTCCGCAACACGCTGGACAAGGACAACACGGGCACGACGGAAAAGGCGTTGATCGAGATCTACGAGCGCTTGCGCCCGGGTGAACCGCCGACGGCGGAAAACGCCCGCAGCCTGCTGTATTCCCGGTTTTTCGACCCGAAGCGGTACGATCTGGCCCATGTGGGACGGTACAAGATCAACAAGAAGCTTCACATCAAGAACCGTTTGCTGAACCAGCGTCTGGCGGAACCGATCGTCGATGCCGAAACCGGGGAGATCATCGCCGAGGCGGGCCAGGTGGTGGACCGTCGGACCCTGAACAAGTTGCTTCCCTATCTGGAAGGGGAGAAAGCCTACGGAATCAAGGAATATTCCCTGCGCGGCGGCGCCGTGGAAGGTCCCTGCCGGCTGCAGGCGATCAAGGTCTTCTCTCCGGAACAGGAAGGCAAAGTGATCAACGTGATCTCCAACGCCGTGGTGGATCAGTCGGTCAAGCACATCACCCCGGCCGACATCGTCGCCACCGTCAACTACTTCATCAACCTGCTGCACGGCGTGGGCAGCACGGATGACATCGACCACCTCGGCAACCGGCGCCTCCGTTCCGTCGGAGAGCTGCTTCAAAACCAGTTTCGCATCGGCTTGTCCCGGATGGAACGGGTGGTCCGGGAGCGGATGTCGATTCAGGATGCCAATGCCATCACGCCCCAGGCCCTGATCAACATCCGGCCGGTGATCGCCGCCATCAAGGAGTTCTTCGGAAGCAGCCAGCTTTCCCAGTTCATGGACCAGACCAATCCCCTCGCCGAGCTGACGCACAAGCGGCGGCTCTCCGCCCTGGGACCGGGCGGGCTCACCCGGGAGCGGGCCGGTTTCGAGGTGCGGGACGTCCACCACTCCCACTATGGACGGATGTGCCCCATCGAGACGCCGGAGGGTCCCAACATCGGGTTGATCAACTCCCTTTCCACCTATGCGAGGGTCAACGAATACGGGTTCATCGAGACGCCCTACCGGAAGGTGGATCCGGATACCCACCGGGTGACGGACGAGATCGTCTACCTGACCGCCGACGAGGAGGACAACTACTACATCGCTCAGGCCAACGCGCCGCTGGATGAAGAGGGGTATTTCGTCAACGAACAGGTGGTTGTCCGCTATCAGGATGAAACGATCTCGGTGCCCCGGGAACGGGTCGATTTCATGGACGTGTCGCCCAAGCAGGTGGTCTCCGTGGCGACCGCATGCATTCCGTTCCTGGAAAACGACGACTCCAACCGCGCCCTGATGGGATCCAACATGCAGCGGCAGGCGGTTCCGCTTTTGAGGCCGCGCGCTCCCTACGTGGGCACGGGAATGGAATACAAGGCGGCCCGGGATTCCGGCGTCACCGTCATCGCCAAGCGTTCGGGGGTCGTCGAGCGGGTGACCGCCGACGAGATCTGGATCCGCCACGAAGAGGAAGTGGACGGCCAGATCGTCAAGGGCGATCTGGACAAATACAAACTGATCAAGTTTGCCCGCTCCAACCAGGGGACCTGCATCAACCAGCGGCCCATCGTCAAGGTGGGCGACCGGGTGGAGAAAGGGGACACCATTGCCGACGGCCCCTCCACCGAGCAGGGAGAACTGGCCCTCGGGCAAAACGTCCTGGTCGCCTTCATGACCTGGGAAGGATACAACTATGAGGACGCCATCCTCCTCAGCGAAAAGCTGGTGAAGGAGGACGTCTACACCTCCATCCACATCGAGGAGTACGAATGCGAAGCCCGGGACACCAAGCTGGGTCCCGAGGAAATCACCCGGGACATCCCCAACGTCGGGGAGGACGCGCTTCGGAACCTGGACGAACGGGGAATCATCCGGATCGGTGCCGAAATCAAGGCCGGCGACATTCTCGTCGGCAAAGTGACCCCCAAAGGGGTGACCGAGCTGACCGCCGAAGAGCGGCTTCTCCACGCCATCTTCGGGGAAAAGGCGCGGGAAGTGCGGGATACCTCCCTCCGCGTCCCCCACGGCACCGACGGGATCGTCGTCGACGTGAACGTGTTCACCCGGGAAAACGGGGATGAACTGCCTCCCGGCGTCAACCAGTTGGTCCGGGTGTACATCGCCCAGAAGCGGAAAATCTCCGAAGGGGATAAAATGGCGGGCCGCCACGGAAACAAAGGGGTGATCGCCCGCATCCTGCCCGAGGAGGATATGCCCTTCCTTCCGGACGGAACACCGGTGGAAGTGGTGCTCAACCCCCTGGGCGTGCCTTCGAGGATGAACATCGGGCAGGTGCTGGAGACGCACCTGGGGATGGCCGCCAAATCCCTCGGCCTGTACATGGCCACGCCGGTCTTTGACGGAGCGAACGAGTACGACGTGATGGAGGCCCTGAAGGAAGCGGGGCTGGATGAAGACGGCAAGACGATCCTGTATGACGGTCGGACCGGCGAACCCTTTGAAAACCGCGTGACCGTCGGCGTGATGTACATGATCAAGCTGGCCCACATGGTGGACGACAAGATCCACGCCCGTTCCACCGGACCCTACTCCCTGGTCACCCAGCAGCCGCTGGGCGGGAAAGCGCAGTTCGGCGGACAGCGGTTCGGCGAGATGGAGGTGTGGGCTCTGGAAGCGTACGGAGCCGCCTACACCCTGCAGGAGATTCTCACCGTCAAATCGGACGACGTGGTCGGCCGCGTCAAGACCTACGAAGCGATCGTCAAAGGGGAGAACGTGCCGGAACCCGGTGTCCCCGAATCCTTCAAGGTGCTCATTAAGGAGCTGCAGAGCCTGGGGATGGATGTGAAAATCCTCGCTGAGAACGAGGAAGAGATCGAAATCCGGGAGATGGAGGAGGAAGAGGAGTCCGCGGGTGACAAACTGGGACTGGATCTGGAAAGCGGGGAAGTCCAAAAGACCCCTTCCACTTCCTAA
- the secE gene encoding preprotein translocase subunit SecE produces the protein MGFIGRLGIGIRKSFTGIIDFFKGSVTELKKVRWPNRKELTSYTAVVVITVALLTLFFTVIDLGIAKLVDLIT, from the coding sequence ATGGGTTTTATCGGCCGCCTCGGGATCGGGATACGCAAAAGCTTTACCGGCATAATCGATTTTTTTAAAGGCAGTGTCACGGAGCTCAAGAAGGTTCGCTGGCCGAACCGGAAGGAGCTGACCAGCTACACCGCCGTCGTGGTGATCACGGTGGCGTTATTGACTCTCTTTTTCACGGTGATCGATCTCGGGATCGCCAAGCTGGTGGATTTGATCACGTGA
- the rplJ gene encoding 50S ribosomal protein L10: MSKALEKKKQVVAEIAEKLKNSKSTVLTDYRGLTVAEMNELRKQLREAGVEYKVLKNTLTRRATAETGLSELDQHLTGPTAIAFSEEDVVAPAKILYKFSKDHEALEIKGGVVEGRVVSLDEIKELADLPSREGLLSMLLSVLQAPMRNFALAVKAVADKEGGEDQAQEA, from the coding sequence ATGTCCAAGGCCCTGGAGAAGAAGAAACAGGTGGTCGCCGAAATCGCCGAGAAACTGAAAAACAGCAAGAGCACGGTCCTGACCGATTACCGCGGCCTCACCGTTGCGGAGATGAACGAGCTGCGCAAGCAGCTTCGTGAAGCCGGGGTGGAGTACAAGGTACTGAAAAACACGCTGACCCGCCGCGCCACGGCGGAGACGGGTCTGAGCGAACTGGACCAGCACCTGACGGGCCCGACGGCCATCGCCTTCAGTGAGGAGGATGTCGTCGCACCCGCCAAGATCCTGTATAAATTCTCCAAGGATCACGAGGCCCTGGAAATCAAGGGGGGCGTCGTGGAAGGACGGGTGGTCAGTCTCGACGAGATCAAGGAACTGGCGGATCTGCCGTCCCGCGAGGGGCTCCTGTCCATGCTGCTTAGCGTGCTGCAGGCGCCGATGCGCAACTTTGCGCTGGCAGTCAAAGCGGTCGCCGACAAAGAGGGCGGCGAAGATCAGGCCCAGGAAGCGTAA
- a CDS encoding class I SAM-dependent methyltransferase encodes MTDRWEHYFTSRPETTGDERQIVARLKGFEFRFWTDAGVFSKQGVDFGTRLLIETVHLPEAAEILDLGCGYGPVGIVCAKADPSCRVTMVDVNRRALLLAERNARLNGVSDRVTILESDGLRALSDRLFDAALINPPIRAGKAVVYRLFAESAEHLRPGGSLWVVIRKKQGAESAKRELEKHFRSVSRVEQKKGYWILRADR; translated from the coding sequence GTGACCGACCGGTGGGAGCATTATTTCACTTCCCGGCCGGAAACCACCGGAGACGAGCGGCAAATCGTCGCACGCCTCAAGGGGTTTGAGTTTCGTTTCTGGACCGATGCCGGGGTTTTTTCCAAACAAGGGGTCGACTTTGGAACCCGCCTGTTGATCGAAACGGTTCATCTGCCGGAGGCGGCGGAGATCCTGGATCTCGGATGCGGTTACGGCCCCGTGGGAATTGTCTGCGCGAAGGCGGACCCTTCCTGCCGGGTGACCATGGTGGACGTGAACCGGAGGGCGCTCCTGCTGGCGGAGCGCAACGCCCGGCTCAACGGCGTGAGCGACCGGGTGACCATCCTGGAAAGCGACGGACTGCGCGCCCTTTCGGACCGCCTTTTCGATGCCGCTTTAATCAACCCGCCGATCCGGGCCGGCAAGGCGGTGGTCTATCGGTTGTTCGCCGAGTCGGCGGAGCATCTCCGGCCCGGCGGATCTCTCTGGGTGGTGATCCGCAAAAAGCAGGGGGCCGAGTCGGCGAAGAGAGAGCTGGAGAAACACTTCCGGAGCGTCTCCCGCGTCGAGCAGAAGAAAGGATACTGGATCCTGAGGGCGGACCGGTGA
- the rplL gene encoding 50S ribosomal protein L7/L12, protein MTKEEIIEAIKGMSVLELNDLVKAIEEEFGVTAAAPVAVAAPGAAAEAAEEKTEFDVILANPGGSKINVIKVVRAITGLGLKEAKALVDEAPKPIKEGVSKEEAEEIKSKLEEAGATVELK, encoded by the coding sequence ATGACTAAGGAAGAAATCATTGAGGCCATCAAAGGGATGAGCGTTCTCGAGCTGAACGATCTGGTGAAGGCGATCGAAGAGGAGTTCGGTGTGACGGCGGCTGCGCCGGTGGCGGTGGCTGCTCCGGGTGCCGCGGCCGAAGCGGCGGAGGAAAAGACCGAATTCGACGTGATCCTGGCCAACCCGGGCGGCTCCAAGATCAACGTGATCAAGGTGGTCCGCGCCATCACCGGACTGGGTCTGAAGGAAGCGAAGGCCCTGGTGGACGAAGCTCCGAAACCGATCAAAGAGGGAGTTTCCAAGGAAGAAGCCGAAGAGATCAAGTCGAAGCTGGAAGAAGCCGGTGCTACCGTCGAGTTGAAGTAA
- the nusG gene encoding transcription termination/antitermination protein NusG has protein sequence MEKKWYVVHTYSGYENKVKTNLEKRVHSMEMQDKIFRVLVPVEQAVEHKDGKRKTVMRKVFPGYVLVEMIMTDDSWYVVRNTPGVTGFVGSSGAGSKPTPLMPEEVQAILRQMGMEEARPQVDFSVGESVRVKKEPFANFVATVEEVDVDRQRLRVLVDMFGRETPLEVEFDQVEKL, from the coding sequence ATGGAGAAAAAGTGGTATGTGGTTCACACCTATTCCGGATATGAAAACAAAGTGAAGACCAACCTGGAGAAGCGCGTCCATTCCATGGAGATGCAGGACAAGATCTTTCGCGTTCTGGTGCCCGTGGAACAGGCGGTGGAGCACAAAGACGGAAAGCGAAAGACGGTGATGCGCAAGGTTTTTCCGGGTTATGTCCTGGTCGAGATGATCATGACGGACGACTCCTGGTACGTGGTGCGCAACACGCCGGGTGTGACCGGATTTGTCGGCTCGTCCGGGGCAGGGTCCAAACCGACCCCCCTTATGCCGGAAGAAGTGCAAGCCATCCTCCGTCAGATGGGGATGGAAGAAGCCCGACCCCAGGTGGATTTTTCCGTTGGTGAAAGCGTCCGGGTGAAGAAGGAACCCTTCGCCAATTTCGTGGCAACGGTGGAAGAAGTGGATGTCGACCGCCAGCGGCTTCGGGTCCTGGTCGACATGTTTGGCCGGGAAACTCCGCTGGAAGTGGAGTTCGATCAAGTGGAGAAGCTTTGA
- the rplA gene encoding 50S ribosomal protein L1, whose translation MAKHGKKYLEAAKKVDREKAYEPREALELVKSIAPAKFDETVEVAFRLGIDTKRADQQVRGAVVLPHGTGKTKRVLVFAKGEKAKEAEQAGADYVGDEDLINKVSQGWLDFDVVVATPDMMGQVGKLGRILGPKGLMPNPKTGTVTFDVAKAVQEIKAGKVEYRADKAGIVHVPIGKVSFDTEKLAENLQTLSEALIKAKPAAAKGTYMRSVTVSSTMGPGVRVNPAAFTGR comes from the coding sequence GTGGCGAAACATGGTAAAAAGTACTTGGAAGCGGCGAAAAAGGTGGACCGGGAAAAAGCGTACGAGCCCCGGGAGGCGCTGGAGCTGGTGAAATCCATCGCCCCGGCCAAGTTTGACGAGACGGTGGAGGTGGCTTTCCGCCTGGGGATCGACACCAAACGGGCCGATCAACAGGTGCGCGGAGCCGTCGTCCTGCCGCACGGAACGGGTAAGACGAAGCGCGTCCTGGTGTTCGCCAAGGGTGAGAAGGCCAAGGAGGCGGAACAGGCCGGAGCCGACTATGTCGGCGACGAGGACCTGATCAACAAGGTGAGCCAGGGTTGGCTCGATTTCGACGTCGTCGTGGCCACCCCCGACATGATGGGGCAAGTGGGTAAACTGGGCCGGATCCTGGGTCCGAAAGGTCTGATGCCCAACCCGAAGACGGGCACCGTCACCTTCGACGTGGCCAAGGCGGTGCAGGAGATCAAGGCGGGGAAAGTGGAGTACCGCGCCGACAAAGCGGGTATCGTCCACGTTCCGATCGGCAAGGTCTCCTTCGACACCGAAAAGCTGGCGGAGAACCTGCAAACCCTGTCGGAAGCCCTGATCAAGGCGAAACCGGCCGCCGCGAAGGGGACCTACATGCGCAGTGTCACCGTTTCTTCCACCATGGGGCCCGGGGTGCGGGTCAATCCGGCTGCCTTCACGGGCCGCTGA
- the rplK gene encoding 50S ribosomal protein L11, with the protein MAKKVVKVVKLQIPAGKANPAPPVGPALGQAGVNIMGFCKEFNARTADQAGLIIPVEITVYEDRSFTFITKTPPAAVLLKKAAGIEKGSGEPNKNKVATIKRSKVREIAEMKMPDLNAADVESAMRIVEGTARSMGIEIED; encoded by the coding sequence GTGGCCAAAAAAGTGGTTAAAGTGGTGAAGTTGCAGATTCCCGCCGGCAAGGCGAACCCGGCGCCCCCCGTGGGACCGGCTCTCGGTCAGGCCGGTGTCAACATCATGGGTTTCTGCAAGGAGTTCAACGCGCGCACCGCGGATCAAGCCGGTCTGATCATTCCGGTGGAGATCACCGTGTATGAGGACCGTTCCTTCACCTTTATCACCAAAACGCCGCCGGCGGCCGTTCTGTTGAAGAAGGCGGCCGGGATCGAGAAGGGTTCCGGCGAACCCAACAAGAACAAGGTGGCTACCATCAAGCGGAGCAAAGTGCGGGAAATCGCCGAGATGAAGATGCCCGACCTGAACGCCGCCGACGTGGAATCGGCGATGCGCATCGTGGAGGGCACCGCCCGCAGCATGGGCATCGAGATCGAGGATTGA